The Mesobacillus jeotgali genome window below encodes:
- the plsY gene encoding glycerol-3-phosphate 1-O-acyltransferase PlsY translates to MTWICLLAAYLVGSIPTALLIGKYFFHVDIRDHGSKNPGATNTLRVMGKRAAIVVLLVDVAKGMLAASLPLIFDTPVEPLYAGLIAVIGHCFPIFAGFRGGKAIATTAGALLIVDIGMFLAVYVTFFAVILLTKYVFMGSISVGIAMLIYSFFSPEIHEPFIFTAFILFLIFLHRSNLQNFFNGKEPKINDKKVKGDRLPPKDLKM, encoded by the coding sequence ATGACTTGGATCTGTCTCTTGGCAGCATATTTGGTTGGTTCCATTCCTACCGCTCTATTGATTGGCAAATATTTTTTCCATGTGGATATCAGGGATCACGGCAGCAAAAACCCTGGCGCGACGAATACATTGCGGGTCATGGGCAAGCGTGCAGCGATTGTGGTGCTGCTTGTGGATGTGGCGAAAGGAATGCTGGCGGCTTCTCTTCCGCTGATTTTCGATACTCCTGTTGAGCCGCTGTATGCCGGCTTGATTGCGGTCATTGGCCATTGCTTTCCGATTTTTGCAGGATTCCGAGGAGGCAAGGCAATCGCCACAACAGCAGGGGCGCTGCTGATTGTTGACATCGGAATGTTCCTGGCTGTGTATGTGACCTTCTTTGCGGTCATTTTGCTTACCAAATATGTATTCATGGGTTCGATTTCGGTGGGAATCGCGATGCTCATTTATTCATTTTTCTCTCCGGAAATTCATGAGCCATTCATCTTTACTGCTTTTATTTTATTTTTAATTTTCCTCCATCGTTCGAATCTGCAGAACTTTTTTAACGGCAAGGAACCGAAAATCAATGATAAAAAAGTGAAAGGTGACCGCCTGCCTCCAAAAGATCTTAAGATGTAA
- a CDS encoding diacylglycerol kinase, which produces MKRARIIYNPTSGREIFKKHLAEVLVKLENAGYETSCHATTGEGDATQAARIAVERRYDLVIAAGGDGTINEVVNGIAEQDYRPKIGVIPVGTTNDFARALHIPRDIEAAVDIIVKGETIPVDVGRINDKYFINIAGGGRLTELTYEVPSKLKTMLGQLAYYLKGIEMLPSIRASEVSIEYDGKLFEGEVMMFLVGLTNSVGGFERLAPNSSINDGLFSLLILKKTNLADFIRIASLAVRGEHINDPGVIYTQANRIKVQSKETVQLNLDGEYGGNLPAEFENLFRHIQVYVPLDEIRPEDRPENLELNFKAE; this is translated from the coding sequence ATGAAAAGAGCAAGAATCATTTATAATCCGACTTCAGGTCGTGAAATTTTTAAAAAGCATCTTGCTGAGGTCTTGGTGAAGCTGGAGAATGCTGGCTATGAAACCTCATGCCATGCAACGACAGGTGAGGGGGACGCGACGCAGGCTGCGAGGATAGCGGTCGAGCGGCGTTATGACCTAGTTATTGCGGCTGGCGGAGATGGCACGATCAATGAAGTGGTCAATGGAATCGCTGAACAGGATTACCGCCCGAAAATCGGTGTGATTCCGGTCGGCACAACGAATGACTTTGCACGCGCACTCCATATCCCAAGGGATATAGAGGCTGCGGTCGACATCATTGTTAAAGGCGAAACAATTCCGGTCGATGTAGGCCGAATCAACGATAAATATTTCATTAATATCGCAGGCGGCGGCAGACTGACGGAGCTGACATATGAAGTGCCGAGCAAACTCAAGACGATGCTCGGACAGCTCGCCTATTACCTAAAAGGAATCGAGATGCTGCCATCCATCCGTGCTTCTGAAGTAAGCATTGAGTATGATGGAAAGCTGTTTGAAGGCGAAGTCATGATGTTCCTCGTCGGGCTGACGAATTCCGTCGGCGGTTTCGAGCGCCTGGCACCAAACTCTTCAATCAATGATGGATTGTTTTCTTTATTGATTTTGAAAAAGACGAACCTGGCCGATTTTATCAGGATCGCCTCACTCGCAGTCCGCGGTGAGCATATAAATGACCCAGGCGTGATTTACACACAGGCTAACCGCATCAAGGTTCAATCCAAGGAAACGGTCCAATTGAACCTCGACGGTGAATACGGCGGCAATCTGCCAGCTGAATTCGAAAACCTGTTCAGGCACATTCAAGTTTATGTACCGCTGGATGAAATCCGACCAGAAGACCGGCCGGAGAACCTGGAATTGAACTTTAAAGCAGAATAA
- the tnpA gene encoding IS200/IS605 family transposase — MSKDNNSLAHTTWNCKYHIVFAPKYRRQIIYGKIKKDIGEILRTLCERKGVEIIEATACKDHVHMLVSIPPKISVSSFVGYLKGKSSLMIFDRHANLKYRYGNRKFWCTGYYVDTVGRNKKVIEDYIRNQIQDDIVAEQLTMMEYIDPFTGEEVKKKKRS, encoded by the coding sequence ATGTCTAAAGACAATAACAGTTTAGCACACACTACCTGGAATTGTAAGTATCACATCGTATTCGCCCCAAAGTATAGGAGACAGATCATTTATGGGAAAATCAAAAAAGATATTGGAGAAATACTACGCACATTATGTGAAAGAAAAGGTGTAGAAATAATCGAAGCGACAGCTTGTAAGGACCACGTACATATGTTAGTGAGTATACCGCCTAAAATAAGTGTCTCCTCATTTGTCGGTTACTTAAAAGGAAAAAGTAGTTTAATGATATTTGATCGGCACGCAAACCTGAAATACAGATATGGAAATCGAAAATTCTGGTGTACAGGTTATTATGTCGATACCGTTGGAAGAAACAAAAAGGTAATAGAAGATTACATTCGAAATCAAATACAAGATGATATAGTCGCAGAGCAATTAACGATGATGGAATACATTGATCCATTCACAGGAGAAGAAGTGAAGAAAAAGAAACGAAGTTAG
- a CDS encoding IS110 family transposase produces MNPVVGLDVAKGESEAQVFLDKDKPFGKSFRIKHIKEDLDTFISFLKEIERKTGVRPAVILESTGHYHTPIIQCLEESQYLYILVNPIISHQAKKTSLRKVKTDAVDAYQLCVLYYKEEFEPYKKRGLRLLNLRTLSRQYEAVSNLYIQAKLQFHTILDQVFPEYRGVFGDLFSKVSLQILKEFPTSEDVLRTGEVKILERIVGMRIKRSEGWARERVAKLIASAERNPFQQGVYQSQLFSLDMYISMLLQYQEHLSNIEAEIDVLAEEIEECKIIQSIPGIGGKIAATIISEIGEIDRFNHPKKLVAYAGIDPSVHSSGKFTATINHITKRGSSRLRHALYMAVLCGIRSSRNKKLKEYYDRKRNEGKPSKVALIACVNKLLHWIYAILKRNEQFLDMA; encoded by the coding sequence TTGAATCCAGTAGTTGGCCTGGATGTGGCCAAAGGAGAAAGTGAAGCTCAGGTATTTCTAGATAAAGACAAGCCATTTGGAAAGAGCTTCAGGATAAAACATATCAAGGAGGATTTAGATACCTTCATCTCTTTTTTGAAAGAGATAGAAAGAAAGACTGGCGTTAGACCAGCAGTAATTCTTGAATCTACAGGTCATTACCATACACCAATTATTCAATGTCTGGAGGAGAGTCAATATCTATATATCTTGGTAAACCCCATCATTTCTCATCAGGCCAAGAAAACCAGTCTTAGAAAGGTAAAGACGGATGCCGTGGATGCATATCAACTTTGTGTTTTGTATTACAAGGAAGAATTTGAGCCTTATAAGAAACGAGGACTAAGGCTACTAAATTTAAGAACACTGTCAAGGCAATACGAAGCCGTTTCGAACCTTTACATTCAGGCAAAACTTCAATTCCACACAATTCTTGACCAGGTATTTCCGGAATATAGGGGAGTCTTTGGAGATCTATTTTCAAAAGTTTCTCTACAGATTTTAAAGGAGTTTCCTACATCTGAAGATGTTCTGAGGACTGGTGAAGTAAAGATACTGGAGCGAATTGTGGGAATGCGTATAAAACGGTCTGAAGGTTGGGCCAGGGAGAGGGTAGCTAAATTAATAGCTTCGGCTGAGCGAAATCCTTTCCAACAAGGTGTGTATCAAAGTCAGTTGTTCAGTTTGGATATGTATATCTCTATGCTTCTTCAGTACCAAGAACACCTATCCAATATAGAGGCAGAGATAGATGTCCTGGCAGAAGAAATTGAAGAATGTAAGATAATCCAATCAATTCCCGGTATAGGAGGAAAGATCGCGGCAACGATCATTTCCGAAATCGGAGAAATTGACCGGTTTAATCACCCTAAAAAACTTGTGGCTTACGCTGGAATTGATCCAAGTGTCCATTCATCAGGTAAGTTTACAGCTACTATAAATCATATTACTAAACGAGGTTCAAGCCGTTTACGGCACGCTTTGTATATGGCCGTTTTATGCGGTATAAGAAGCTCCAGGAACAAGAAGCTAAAAGAGTATTATGATCGGAAACGAAATGAAGGAAAGCCTTCAAAAGTAGCACTGATAGCTTGTGTAAACAAGCTTTTACACTGGATTTATGCAATCCTAAAAAGGAATGAGCAGTTCCTAGATATGGCTTAA
- a CDS encoding isochorismatase family cysteine hydrolase produces the protein MGKKALINIDYTYDFVAGDGRLTCGEPGQAIEAKLVGVTKEFIGNGDYVVFAIDVHDEGDEFHPETKLYPPHNIRGTKGRDLYGSLQEVYENNKHLDHVHYIDKTRYSAFAGTDLEIKLRERGITEVHLVGVCTDICVLHTAVDAYNKGFKVIIHRDAVASFDQIGHEWSLRHFESSIGAQVK, from the coding sequence ATGGGGAAGAAGGCCTTGATCAATATCGATTATACGTATGACTTTGTTGCGGGTGATGGGCGGCTGACTTGTGGAGAGCCTGGGCAGGCGATTGAAGCGAAGCTTGTCGGTGTCACGAAGGAGTTCATCGGAAATGGTGACTATGTTGTTTTCGCTATTGATGTCCATGATGAGGGCGATGAATTCCATCCGGAGACAAAGCTGTATCCTCCGCATAATATCCGCGGTACGAAGGGCAGGGATTTGTACGGAAGCCTGCAGGAGGTTTATGAAAACAATAAGCATCTCGACCATGTGCATTATATCGATAAAACGAGATATTCAGCGTTCGCCGGTACCGACCTGGAGATAAAGCTTCGCGAGCGGGGAATCACCGAGGTGCATCTCGTCGGTGTCTGCACGGATATTTGTGTCCTTCATACGGCGGTGGATGCTTATAACAAAGGATTTAAGGTTATTATTCATAGAGATGCTGTTGCTTCCTTTGACCAAATCGGCCATGAGTGGTCGCTCCGTCATTTCGAGAGTTCGATTGGAGCACAGGTCAAGTAG
- a CDS encoding nicotinate phosphoribosyltransferase, with translation MSTKFRDDSLMLHTDLYQLNMMETYWRDGVHNRRAVFDLFFRKLPFGNGYAVFAGLEKIISYIENFGFTEDDIQYLREEGKFDEDFLAFLKELRFTGSIRAMQEGEIVFANEPLVRVDAPLVQAQLIETALLNIVNYQTLIATKASRIKQVVKNEIAMEFGSRRAHEMDAALWGTRAAYVGGFDSTSNVRAGKLFGIPISGTHAHSMVQAYRDDYTAFKKYAETHRDCVFLVDTYDTLRSGVPNAIKVAKEFGDKINFIGIRLDSGDLAYLSKEARKMLDEAGFKDAKIVASSDLDEYTIMNLKAQGAKIDTWGVGTKLITAYEQAALGAVYKIVSVERADGTMEDTIKISSNPEKVTTPGIKNVYRIINKANNRSEGDYIALEGENPQQEKRLKMFHPVHTFISKFVTNFDARDLHHDIYKEGKLVYTQPSLEEVRKHSKYCLGVLWEEYTRMLNPEEYPVDLSQKCWDNKMRNIEEVKEKVMEMTGEKME, from the coding sequence ATGAGCACTAAATTCAGAGACGACAGCTTGATGCTGCATACGGACTTATATCAATTAAATATGATGGAAACATACTGGCGCGATGGCGTTCATAATCGCCGCGCGGTGTTTGATTTATTTTTCCGGAAGCTTCCTTTCGGCAATGGCTACGCCGTTTTTGCCGGACTAGAAAAAATCATCAGCTATATCGAGAACTTTGGCTTCACGGAAGATGATATTCAATATTTAAGAGAGGAAGGAAAGTTCGATGAGGATTTCCTTGCCTTTTTAAAAGAGCTGCGTTTTACAGGCTCAATCCGTGCGATGCAAGAGGGAGAGATTGTTTTTGCCAATGAGCCCCTGGTAAGGGTAGATGCACCCTTGGTTCAAGCGCAATTGATTGAAACGGCACTGCTTAATATCGTCAACTACCAGACATTGATTGCGACCAAAGCTTCGCGAATCAAACAGGTTGTAAAAAACGAAATCGCGATGGAGTTCGGCAGCCGCCGTGCACATGAAATGGATGCTGCTCTATGGGGCACGCGTGCTGCGTATGTTGGAGGCTTTGATTCCACTAGCAATGTGCGTGCAGGCAAGCTGTTCGGAATCCCGATTTCCGGGACGCACGCTCACTCGATGGTACAGGCGTACAGAGATGACTATACCGCTTTTAAAAAATACGCAGAGACACACAGGGACTGCGTTTTCCTTGTCGATACGTATGATACGCTAAGGTCAGGAGTGCCGAACGCAATTAAAGTTGCTAAGGAATTCGGCGATAAAATCAATTTCATCGGCATCCGTCTCGACAGCGGGGACTTGGCTTACCTTTCAAAGGAAGCTCGTAAAATGCTGGATGAAGCCGGCTTTAAGGATGCGAAAATCGTAGCATCAAGCGACCTGGACGAGTATACGATCATGAACCTGAAAGCTCAGGGTGCGAAAATCGATACTTGGGGAGTCGGCACGAAGCTGATCACCGCTTATGAACAAGCTGCCCTTGGCGCTGTTTATAAAATCGTCTCAGTAGAGCGGGCAGACGGAACGATGGAGGACACCATCAAGATTTCGTCCAATCCGGAAAAAGTGACGACGCCTGGCATTAAAAATGTGTACAGGATCATCAACAAAGCCAATAATCGTTCAGAAGGGGACTACATCGCGCTTGAGGGAGAGAATCCGCAGCAGGAAAAGCGGCTGAAGATGTTCCACCCGGTCCATACCTTTATCAGCAAATTCGTCACGAATTTCGACGCGAGGGATCTGCATCACGATATCTACAAGGAGGGCAAGCTTGTGTACACCCAGCCGAGCCTGGAAGAAGTCCGCAAGCATTCTAAGTACTGTCTCGGCGTCCTATGGGAAGAATACACACGTATGCTCAATCCCGAAGAATATCCAGTCGACCTCAGCCAGAAATGCTGGGACAACAAAATGCGCAATATAGAAGAAGTGAAAGAGAAGGTCATGGAGATGACCGGAGAGAAGATGGAATAG